GTGGTGTCGTACCACAGGATCGTGTAGCCGTGCTCGAGGTTGTGGACCAGCTGCTCGAGCTCGGGGCGCGAGCCCTCGGTGTAGAAGCGGTCGCCGATGGGGGCCGGGGCGATGCCGGCGACGTTCCAGTGCGCGCCGAACGCGACGGGACCGTCGGAGTAGTCGACCTGCTGTCCCTCGGGGACGTGCTCGCCGCTGCCGGTCGCCTCCTTCTCGGTGATCTCGCCGCAGACGCTGGCGGCGGCACCGATCTCGCCGACGCTCTTGCCCTTCCACTTCTGGTCGTTGACCATGTCGCGGACCTTCGGGTAGAGCGCGGCACCGACGATCACCAGGGCGACCACGATGCACACGCCCACGATGGCCATGCCCTGGCGCTTGTCGGCGCGCTTCTGCTTCCGCCGGATGTCATCGATGACTTGGCGGCGCTCCGACTTCTCGGACTTGCTGGACTTGGCCACTGCGGGTACCTCGTCTTGGTCGTGAG
This region of Nocardioides sp. L-11A genomic DNA includes:
- a CDS encoding DUF3105 domain-containing protein; the encoded protein is MAKSSKSEKSERRQVIDDIRRKQKRADKRQGMAIVGVCIVVALVIVGAALYPKVRDMVNDQKWKGKSVGEIGAAASVCGEITEKEATGSGEHVPEGQQVDYSDGPVAFGAHWNVAGIAPAPIGDRFYTEGSRPELEQLVHNLEHGYTILWYDTTVADDSDQIAAMRAIAKIMDANDTNQRLKFKVAPWTKADVKETGKAFPKGEPIAFTHWRVDRDTEKQYGAWQYCSEVSGAALKSFMDKYPFTDAPEPYAY